In Flavobacterium lacustre, a genomic segment contains:
- a CDS encoding DUF2480 family protein yields MEIINKVANSVLEVFDLEDYYPEGIRAQIDISQWLFEGLILKEKDFREKLKNHDWSQYQNQYVAVSCGTNAIVPAWASILVTIQLVPFAKKIVNGYLEDLDASLYEAILSKIDYTVYQNKPVIIKGCSKKPVPMRAYVLAAQYLQPYARSIMYGEACSAVPLYKA; encoded by the coding sequence ATGGAAATAATCAATAAAGTAGCGAATAGTGTTTTGGAAGTTTTCGATCTTGAAGACTATTATCCGGAAGGAATTCGTGCGCAAATCGATATTTCACAATGGCTTTTTGAAGGTCTTATTTTAAAAGAAAAAGACTTTAGAGAAAAGCTGAAAAATCATGATTGGTCTCAATATCAAAATCAATATGTAGCGGTTTCCTGTGGGACAAATGCTATCGTTCCGGCATGGGCTTCTATTTTGGTAACGATTCAGTTGGTGCCTTTTGCAAAGAAAATAGTAAATGGATATTTAGAAGATTTAGATGCATCACTGTATGAAGCAATCCTTTCTAAAATTGATTATACGGTGTATCAAAACAAGCCTGTTATCATAAAAGGATGTTCTAAAAAACCAGTTCCTATGCGCGCTTATGTTTTAGCTGCGCAATATTTGCAACCATATGCCAGAAGTATTATGTATGGTGAAGCCTGCTCTGCAGTACCATTATATAAAGCATAA
- a CDS encoding SUF system Fe-S cluster assembly protein — MTEEINTAELGEAIVQKLKTIYDPEIPVDIYELGLIYDVMVNTDYEVKILMTLTSPNCPVAESLPREVEEKVKSIEHVKDADVEITFDPPWSKDLMSEEAKLELGML, encoded by the coding sequence ATGACAGAAGAAATAAACACAGCAGAATTAGGCGAAGCTATCGTACAAAAACTAAAAACCATTTATGATCCGGAGATTCCTGTAGATATCTACGAATTAGGATTGATTTATGATGTTATGGTGAATACAGATTATGAAGTAAAAATCCTGATGACCTTAACTTCTCCAAACTGTCCTGTTGCGGAAAGTTTACCAAGAGAAGTTGAAGAAAAAGTAAAATCAATTGAGCATGTAAAAGATGCCGATGTTGAGATTACATTTGATCCGCCTTGGAGTAAAGATTTAATGAGTGAAGAAGCAAAACTAGAATTAGGAATGCTTTAA
- a CDS encoding SufE family protein, translating into MTIKEIQDEIIDEFSLFDDWMQRYEYIIDLGKSLPLIEEEAKTDENLIKGCQSKVWLQGQQAGDKIVFTADSDAILTKGIIAILIRAFSNQKAADILDADMDFIDAIGLKEHLSPTRANGLVSMIKNIKMYALAFNTKN; encoded by the coding sequence ATGACCATAAAAGAAATACAAGACGAGATTATAGACGAATTTTCGTTGTTTGACGATTGGATGCAGCGTTATGAATATATTATCGATTTAGGAAAAAGTCTTCCGTTGATTGAAGAAGAAGCCAAAACAGATGAAAATTTAATTAAAGGCTGTCAGTCAAAAGTATGGCTTCAAGGCCAACAAGCAGGTGATAAAATCGTTTTTACAGCGGATAGTGATGCTATTTTGACCAAAGGAATCATTGCGATACTAATTCGTGCTTTTTCTAATCAAAAAGCAGCTGATATTCTGGATGCTGATATGGATTTTATTGATGCAATTGGTTTAAAAGAACATTTGTCGCCAACTCGCGCCAACGGATTGGTTTCGATGATAAAAAATATTAAAATGTATGCTTTGGCATTCAACACCAAAAATTAA
- a CDS encoding aminotransferase class V-fold PLP-dependent enzyme, with protein sequence MVDIQKIRADFPILSQKVNGKPLVYFDNGATSQKPQVVIDAISKYYQEINANIHRGVHTLSQLATDAYEISRGKIQNHINAKFAHEVLFTSGTTHGVNLVANGFASILKSGDEVLVSALEHHSNIVPWQMLCEKTGATLKVIPMNEYGELIMSEYDKLLSDKTKIVTVNHISNALGTINPIKYMIDKAHEFGAAVFIDGAQAVPHLKPNVQELDCDFYAFSGHKMCGPTGTGILFGKEAWLNKLPPYQGGGEMIKEVTFEKTTYADLPHKFEAGTPNIAGGIVLGTAVDYMNEIGFENIQEQELALLDYATKRLLEIEGLKIFGTAKAKTSVISFNIEGIHPYDIGTIIDKLGIAVRTGHHCAQPIMNFFQIPGTIRASFAFYNTKEEIDSMVEAVKKAQMMLS encoded by the coding sequence ATGGTAGACATTCAAAAAATAAGAGCCGATTTTCCAATTCTGTCACAAAAAGTGAACGGAAAACCATTAGTTTATTTCGACAACGGAGCTACATCACAAAAGCCACAGGTGGTGATTGATGCGATTTCAAAATACTATCAGGAAATCAACGCGAATATTCACCGCGGTGTGCATACTTTGAGCCAATTAGCAACAGACGCTTATGAAATTTCTCGTGGTAAAATTCAAAATCACATCAATGCTAAATTTGCGCATGAAGTACTTTTTACTTCCGGAACCACGCATGGAGTCAATTTAGTAGCCAATGGATTTGCTTCGATTTTAAAGTCAGGCGATGAGGTTTTGGTTTCCGCTTTAGAGCACCACAGCAATATTGTGCCTTGGCAAATGTTGTGTGAGAAAACAGGAGCTACTTTGAAGGTGATTCCGATGAATGAATATGGCGAATTAATCATGTCCGAATATGACAAATTACTTTCGGATAAGACCAAAATTGTTACCGTTAATCACATTTCGAATGCTTTGGGAACCATTAACCCAATTAAATACATGATTGATAAAGCGCACGAATTTGGCGCAGCAGTTTTTATCGATGGTGCTCAAGCTGTTCCGCATTTGAAACCGAATGTCCAGGAATTAGACTGTGATTTTTATGCTTTTTCAGGACACAAAATGTGTGGGCCAACCGGAACCGGAATTTTATTCGGAAAAGAAGCTTGGCTGAATAAATTGCCGCCTTATCAAGGTGGTGGTGAAATGATCAAGGAAGTAACTTTCGAGAAAACAACTTATGCTGATTTGCCTCATAAATTTGAAGCGGGAACGCCTAATATAGCTGGCGGAATTGTTTTGGGAACGGCTGTTGATTACATGAATGAAATTGGTTTTGAAAACATTCAGGAACAGGAATTAGCTTTACTTGATTATGCAACCAAACGCTTATTGGAAATTGAAGGATTGAAAATTTTTGGCACAGCCAAAGCAAAAACTTCGGTGATTTCGTTTAATATTGAAGGGATTCATCCGTATGATATTGGCACTATTATTGACAAATTAGGAATAGCGGTACGAACCGGTCATCATTGTGCGCAACCGATTATGAATTTCTTTCAAATTCCCGGTACAATCCGCGCTTCGTTTGCCTTTTATAATACCAAAGAAGAAATAGACAGCATGGTAGAAGCCGTTAAAAAGGCACAAATGATGTTGTCCTAA
- a CDS encoding serine hydrolase domain-containing protein, with amino-acid sequence MKKIFQFLGFASLIGISYFGYITYPKLDLISGFSSKSMASGYFIDNRSQELIEKGDNDIDMITLATNKIDENGEFATASVYGLKERKAIYRKGLGVTLINDDFDASKPYLIPKRSKLSNNLPFPYGNNEPKDTVFANVDYTKLNAAVANAFDTKGAKNKRTRSVIVIYKDKIIAEKYDTGFTKNSKILGWSMTKSITSAVFGVLDHQGKFDIYKPAPIPEWANDERKIITTNDLLHMNSGLEWEENYNTICDATQMLFQAEDMSRSQLEKPAAFKPDTHWNYSSGTTNLLSGILRKQFKTHQEYLDFWYTNLIDKIGMNSMLIETDMAGNYVGSSYGWATTRDWSKFGLLYLHKGNWNGEQILNENWVKYTATPTKTSNGQYGAQFWLNAGGRFQDAPKDMFYCSGYQGQMVAIFPSHDLVIVRMGLKEDPEFDFNGLLSGIVGSLKK; translated from the coding sequence ATGAAAAAAATTTTCCAATTCCTTGGCTTCGCTTCTCTTATTGGTATTTCTTATTTTGGATATATCACGTATCCCAAACTGGATTTAATTTCCGGATTTTCGTCCAAAAGTATGGCTTCGGGATATTTTATCGATAACCGTTCCCAGGAATTAATTGAAAAAGGGGACAATGATATTGACATGATTACTTTGGCCACGAACAAAATTGATGAAAACGGAGAATTTGCAACCGCTTCTGTTTATGGTTTAAAAGAACGAAAAGCCATTTACCGCAAAGGTTTAGGCGTGACCTTAATCAACGATGATTTTGATGCTTCGAAACCGTATTTAATTCCCAAAAGAAGCAAATTAAGTAACAATTTACCTTTTCCGTATGGCAATAACGAACCAAAAGACACTGTTTTTGCCAATGTTGATTATACCAAATTGAATGCGGCTGTAGCCAATGCTTTTGATACAAAAGGAGCAAAAAACAAAAGAACCCGTTCCGTCATAGTAATTTACAAAGACAAAATTATTGCCGAAAAATACGATACCGGTTTTACTAAAAACAGTAAAATATTGGGTTGGTCAATGACCAAAAGTATTACCAGCGCTGTGTTTGGGGTTTTGGACCACCAAGGCAAATTTGATATTTATAAACCCGCTCCAATTCCGGAATGGGCAAACGACGAACGCAAAATTATTACAACTAATGATTTATTGCATATGAATTCCGGTTTAGAATGGGAAGAAAATTACAATACCATTTGTGATGCGACCCAAATGCTTTTTCAAGCCGAAGATATGTCACGTTCACAACTAGAAAAACCGGCCGCTTTCAAGCCTGACACACATTGGAATTATTCATCTGGAACGACTAATTTGCTTTCTGGAATTTTGCGGAAGCAGTTCAAAACGCATCAGGAATATTTAGACTTTTGGTACACCAATTTGATTGATAAAATCGGGATGAATTCCATGTTAATAGAAACGGATATGGCAGGAAATTATGTGGGTTCTTCTTACGGTTGGGCCACCACACGGGATTGGTCAAAATTTGGATTATTGTACTTGCACAAAGGCAACTGGAATGGCGAACAAATCCTCAACGAAAACTGGGTGAAATATACAGCAACACCAACAAAGACGTCAAACGGGCAATATGGCGCTCAATTTTGGCTCAACGCAGGCGGAAGATTCCAGGATGCCCCAAAAGATATGTTCTATTGCAGCGGTTACCAAGGCCAAATGGTTGCTATTTTCCCGAGCCACGATTTAGTAATTGTGCGAATGGGATTGAAAGAAGATCCTGAATTTGATTTTAATGGATTGTTAAGTGGAATTGTGGGCAGTTTGAAGAAATAA
- the sufD gene encoding Fe-S cluster assembly protein SufD — MELKEKLLSSFMAFEERIDVHSELHDVRTSAIKNFENKGFPTKKDEAWKYTSLNAILKNDFSVFPKNEKTIEFRDVKKYFLHEIDTYKVVFVDGVFSSNLSSTTHEGIDVCLMSSALNKPKYKMVIDTYFNKIASKDETLTSLNTAFANEGAYINIPKSKVADKPIEIMYFSTGSEAALLVQPRNLVIVGENSHVQIIERHQCLNENAVLTNSVTEIFAQKRAIVDYYKIQNDSLEANLIDNTYVSQKQESHVSVDTFSFGGNLTRNNLNFYHFGERLTSTLNGITIIGGKQHVDHYTLVNHATPNCESFQDYKGIFSDRSTGVFNGKVYVEKEAQKTNAFQKSNNILLSDKATINAKPQLEIFADDVKCSHGCTVGQLDETAMFYMQQRGIPKKEAKALLMYAFSNAVIESIKIPELKKRITAIIANKLGVKMGFDL; from the coding sequence ATGGAATTGAAAGAAAAATTACTATCGTCTTTTATGGCTTTTGAAGAGCGTATCGATGTTCATTCAGAACTTCATGATGTACGAACTTCGGCTATAAAAAACTTTGAAAATAAAGGGTTTCCAACTAAAAAAGACGAAGCTTGGAAATATACATCGCTGAATGCCATTCTAAAAAATGATTTTAGTGTATTTCCAAAAAACGAAAAAACAATTGAATTCAGAGATGTAAAAAAATACTTTTTACACGAAATCGACACCTATAAAGTAGTTTTTGTTGATGGCGTTTTTAGTTCAAACTTGTCTTCAACCACACACGAAGGAATTGACGTTTGCTTGATGTCATCGGCATTGAACAAGCCAAAATACAAGATGGTTATTGACACTTATTTTAACAAAATTGCCAGTAAGGATGAAACGTTAACTTCTTTGAACACGGCTTTCGCCAATGAAGGAGCGTATATCAACATACCAAAAAGCAAAGTGGCCGATAAACCAATTGAGATTATGTATTTCTCAACCGGTTCCGAAGCAGCGCTTTTGGTACAACCCAGAAACTTGGTAATTGTAGGGGAGAATTCTCATGTTCAAATTATCGAAAGACACCAATGTTTAAACGAAAATGCGGTTTTGACCAACTCGGTTACCGAGATTTTTGCTCAAAAACGCGCTATTGTTGATTACTATAAAATTCAAAACGACAGTCTAGAAGCCAACTTAATTGACAATACTTACGTTTCTCAAAAACAAGAAAGTCACGTATCGGTTGACACATTCTCTTTTGGAGGGAATTTGACTAGAAACAATTTGAATTTCTATCATTTTGGAGAACGTTTGACCAGCACTTTAAACGGAATCACAATCATTGGCGGCAAGCAACATGTGGATCATTATACATTAGTGAATCATGCGACGCCTAACTGTGAAAGTTTCCAAGATTATAAAGGCATCTTTTCAGATCGTTCTACCGGCGTTTTCAACGGAAAAGTATATGTGGAGAAAGAAGCGCAAAAAACAAATGCCTTCCAAAAAAGTAACAACATTTTATTGAGTGATAAAGCAACTATCAACGCTAAACCTCAGTTAGAAATTTTTGCTGATGATGTAAAATGTTCTCACGGATGTACCGTTGGACAATTAGACGAAACAGCAATGTTTTACATGCAACAACGCGGAATTCCTAAGAAAGAAGCCAAAGCATTATTGATGTATGCGTTCTCGAATGCCGTAATTGAAAGCATCAAAATACCAGAACTCAAAAAACGAATTACTGCTATTATCGCTAATAAATTAGGCGTGAAAATGGGATTTGATTTGTAA
- a CDS encoding four helix bundle protein yields the protein MGKFNSFEEINSWQKARLFKKRIYLITENTNFKKDFDFIRQIRRASISISSNIAEGFERNTDKEFIYFLYVAKASAGEVRSQLYLAFDLDYITIEEFEKLLESVTEISKLLSGFIKYLESSRKV from the coding sequence ATGGGGAAATTTAATTCTTTCGAAGAAATTAATTCTTGGCAAAAAGCAAGACTATTCAAGAAAAGAATATACCTAATTACAGAAAATACAAATTTCAAAAAAGACTTTGATTTCATTAGACAAATTAGACGGGCATCAATTTCTATATCATCAAATATCGCTGAAGGATTTGAGAGAAATACAGACAAAGAGTTTATTTACTTTTTATATGTTGCAAAAGCTTCCGCTGGAGAAGTTCGTTCTCAATTATATTTAGCATTTGATTTAGATTATATTACTATAGAAGAATTTGAAAAACTTTTAGAATCAGTAACAGAAATATCAAAATTGTTAAGTGGTTTTATTAAATACTTAGAATCTAGTCGTAAAGTTTAA
- the sufC gene encoding Fe-S cluster assembly ATPase SufC gives MLSIKNLHASIGDKEILKGINLEVKAGEIHAIMGPNGAGKSTLSAIIAGNENYEVTDGEILLEGEDISELAPEERAHKGVFLSFQYPVEIPGVSVTNFMRTAINETRKAQGLEEMPANQMLKFIREKSELLEIDRKFLSRSLNEGFSGGEKKRNEIFQMAMLEPKLAILDETDSGLDIDALRIVANGVNKLKSDKNAIIVITHYQRLLDYIVPDFVHVLYNGRIVKSGGKELAYELEEKGYDWIKQEQEA, from the coding sequence ATGTTAAGTATAAAAAATTTACACGCCTCAATTGGGGATAAAGAAATATTAAAAGGAATCAACCTTGAAGTAAAAGCAGGAGAAATCCACGCGATAATGGGACCAAACGGTGCCGGAAAAAGTACACTTTCGGCAATTATTGCAGGAAATGAAAATTACGAAGTAACTGATGGAGAAATCCTTTTGGAAGGAGAAGATATTTCAGAATTGGCACCCGAAGAAAGAGCGCATAAAGGAGTTTTTCTTTCGTTTCAATATCCAGTTGAAATTCCGGGAGTTTCGGTAACTAACTTCATGAGAACCGCTATCAACGAAACGCGTAAAGCACAAGGATTAGAAGAAATGCCGGCAAACCAAATGCTGAAATTTATTCGTGAAAAATCAGAATTATTAGAAATCGACAGAAAATTTTTGTCCCGTTCCCTAAACGAAGGTTTTTCAGGTGGAGAGAAAAAAAGGAATGAGATTTTTCAAATGGCAATGCTAGAACCAAAATTAGCTATTCTTGACGAAACCGATTCAGGTCTTGATATTGATGCACTTCGAATTGTTGCCAACGGGGTTAATAAATTGAAAAGTGACAAAAATGCCATTATCGTTATCACGCACTACCAACGTTTGTTAGATTATATTGTTCCTGATTTTGTTCACGTTCTTTACAACGGAAGAATTGTAAAATCCGGAGGGAAAGAATTAGCCTATGAGCTTGAAGAAAAAGGATACGACTGGATTAAACAAGAACAAGAAGCGTAA
- the sufB gene encoding Fe-S cluster assembly protein SufB, protein MSKYTEDDLKIELETKEYEYGFYTDIASDTFPIGLNEDIVRAISLRKEEPQWMTDWRIEAFRAWEQMTEPEWANVHYDKPDFQAISYYSAPLSKAKYESLDEVDPELLETFKKLGISIDEQKMLSGVAMDIVVDSVSVATTFKKTLGEKGIIFCSISEAIREYPELVQKYLGSVIPQKDNFYAALNSAVFSDGSFCYIPKGVRCPMELSTYFRINQAGTGQFERTLVIADEGSYVSYLEGCTAPSRDENQLHAACVELIAMDDAEIKYSTVQNWYPGNKEGKGGVFNFVTKRGLCEKNAKISWTQVETGSAVTWKYPSCILKGDNSVGEFYSIAVTNNFQQADTGTKMIHLGKNTKSTIISKGISAGKSQNSYRGLVQISARADNARNFSQCDSLLMGNNCGAHTFPYIESKNPTAKIEHEATTSKIGEDQVFYCNQRGIPTEKAIALIVNGFSKDVLNKLPMEFAVEAQKLLEISLEGSVG, encoded by the coding sequence ATGTCAAAATATACTGAAGACGATTTAAAAATTGAACTCGAAACTAAAGAATACGAGTACGGATTTTATACAGATATCGCGTCGGATACGTTTCCCATTGGTTTAAACGAAGATATTGTTCGAGCCATTTCCCTTCGAAAAGAAGAACCACAATGGATGACCGATTGGCGTATTGAGGCTTTTCGTGCCTGGGAACAAATGACAGAGCCAGAATGGGCAAATGTGCATTATGACAAACCCGATTTTCAAGCTATTTCGTATTATTCGGCTCCTTTGAGCAAAGCAAAATACGAAAGTTTAGACGAGGTAGATCCAGAATTATTGGAAACATTCAAAAAACTGGGGATTTCTATCGATGAACAAAAAATGCTTTCGGGAGTTGCTATGGATATTGTGGTTGACTCGGTTTCGGTAGCTACAACATTCAAAAAAACATTAGGCGAAAAAGGAATTATTTTCTGTTCCATTTCTGAAGCGATTCGGGAGTATCCGGAATTAGTCCAAAAATACTTAGGAAGCGTTATTCCACAAAAAGATAACTTTTACGCCGCATTGAATTCAGCTGTTTTCTCTGACGGTTCGTTTTGTTATATTCCAAAAGGCGTTCGTTGTCCAATGGAATTATCAACGTATTTCCGTATCAATCAAGCCGGAACCGGACAATTCGAAAGAACTTTGGTCATTGCAGATGAAGGAAGTTATGTTTCTTATCTTGAAGGTTGTACCGCTCCAAGTCGTGATGAAAACCAATTGCACGCTGCTTGTGTGGAATTGATTGCCATGGATGATGCCGAAATCAAATATTCAACCGTTCAAAACTGGTATCCTGGAAATAAAGAAGGTAAAGGCGGGGTTTTCAATTTTGTGACCAAAAGAGGTTTGTGTGAGAAAAACGCAAAAATTTCTTGGACGCAAGTCGAAACCGGATCTGCTGTAACTTGGAAATACCCATCTTGTATTTTAAAAGGAGATAATTCAGTAGGCGAATTTTATTCGATTGCTGTTACTAATAATTTCCAACAAGCGGATACAGGAACCAAAATGATTCACCTTGGTAAAAACACCAAATCAACCATTATTTCTAAAGGAATTTCGGCCGGAAAATCACAAAACAGTTACCGAGGTTTAGTTCAAATTAGTGCCAGAGCAGATAATGCCCGAAACTTTTCACAATGTGATTCGTTGTTGATGGGTAATAATTGTGGCGCGCATACTTTTCCATACATCGAAAGTAAAAATCCAACAGCCAAAATTGAACATGAAGCTACGACAAGTAAAATTGGCGAAGACCAAGTTTTTTATTGCAACCAACGTGGAATTCCAACCGAAAAAGCCATTGCCTTAATCGTAAACGGTTTCAGTAAAGATGTATTGAATAAGTTACCAATGGAATTTGCCGTTGAAGCACAAAAATTATTAGAAATTTCTCTTGAAGGATCAGTAGGTTAA
- a CDS encoding HesB/IscA family protein — MIKVSDTAKKKIIDLMKDDGFDAAIDYVRVGVKSGGCSGLSYDLKFDKAKGEDDKIFVDNDITIAVEKKSFLYLAGTILEFSGGLNGKGFVFNNPNASRTCGCGESFSL, encoded by the coding sequence ATGATAAAAGTTTCTGATACTGCCAAAAAGAAAATCATCGATCTGATGAAAGACGATGGTTTTGATGCTGCTATCGACTATGTTAGAGTAGGTGTAAAAAGCGGCGGATGCTCCGGTTTATCCTATGATTTAAAATTTGATAAAGCCAAAGGAGAAGACGATAAAATATTTGTAGATAATGATATAACCATTGCGGTTGAAAAAAAATCTTTCCTTTATTTAGCAGGAACAATTTTAGAATTCTCCGGCGGATTAAACGGAAAAGGATTTGTTTTTAATAATCCAAATGCAAGTAGAACTTGTGGTTGCGGAGAATCATTTTCACTATAG